A stretch of the Erinaceus europaeus chromosome 1, mEriEur2.1, whole genome shotgun sequence genome encodes the following:
- the MYC gene encoding myc proto-oncogene protein — MPLNLSFTSRNYDLDYDSVQPYFLCDEEENFYQQQQHSELQPPAPSEDIWKKFELLPTPPLSPSRRSGLSSPPYIHITLGAEGGAGSPNFSTADQLEMVTELLGGDMVNQSFICDPDDETFIKNIIIQDCMWSGFSAAAKLVSEKLASYQAARRDGGQPGPPRAQGPGACSTSSLYLQDLNSAASECIDPSVVFPYPLHDASSPKPCPSPDSGAFSSCSDSLLSAESSPQASPQPLALHEDTPPTTSSDSEEEQEEEEEIDVVSVEKRQAPVKRSESGSPAAGGHSKPPHSPLVLKRCHVSTHQHNYAAPPSTRKDYPTAKRARLDSGRVLKQISNNRKCASPRSSDTEENDKRRTHNVLERQRRNELKRSFFALRDQIPELENNEKAPKVVILKKATSYIQAVQTEEQKLLSEKDLLRKRREHLKHRLEQLRNC, encoded by the exons ATGCCCTTGAACCTCAGCTTCACGAGCAGGAACTATGACCTGGACTACGACTCAGTGCAGCCCTACTTCCTGTGCGACGAGGAGGAGAACTtctaccagcagcagcagcacagcgAGCTGCAGCCGCCCGCGCCCAGCGAGGACATCTGGAAGAAATTCGAGCTGCTGCCCACCCCGCCTCTATCCCCCAGCCGCCGCTCGGGGCTGTCCTCGCCCCCCTACATCCACATCACCCTGGGGGCCGAAGGGGGCGCCGGCAGCCCCAACTTCTCCACCGCCGACCAGCTGGAGATGGTGACCGAGCTGCTGGGCGGGGATATGGTGAACCAGAGCTTCATCTGCGACCCGGACGACGAGACCTtcatcaagaacatcatcatcCAGGACTGCATGTGGAGCGGCTTCTCGGCGGCCGCCAAGCTGGTGTCGGAGAAGCTGGCCTCGTACCAGGCTGCGCGCAGGGACGGCGGCCAGCCGGGGCCTCCCCGCGCGCAGGGCCCGGGCGCCTGCTCCACCTCCAGCCTCTACCTGCAGGACCTGAACTCCGCCGCCTCCGAGTGCATCGACCCGTCGGTGGTCTTCCCCTACCCGCTGCACGACGCCAGCTCGCCCAAGCCCTGCCCCTCGCCCGACTCCGGCgccttctcctcctgctctgaCTCTCTGCTGTCGGCCGAGTCCTCCCCGCAGGCCAGCCCGCAGCCCCTGGCGCTCCACGAGGACACCCCGCCCACCACCAGCAGCGACTCAG aggaagaacaagaggaggaggaagaaatcgATGTTGTTTCTGTGGAGAAAAGACAAGCCCCTGTCAAAAGGTCAGAATCGGGGTCACCTGCTGCTGGCGGCCACAGCAAACCTCCTCACAGCCCTCTGGTCCTTAAGAGATGCCACGTGTCCACCCATCAGCACAATTACGCAGCCCCGCCCTCCACCAGGAAGGACTATCCTACAGCCAAGAGGGCTAGATTGGACAGTGGCCGGGTCCTGAAACAGATCAGCAACAACCGGAAATGTGCCAGCCCCAGGTCTTCAGACACCGAGGAGAATGACAAGAGGAGGACACACAACGTCTTGGAACGCCAGAGGAGAAATGAGCTGAAGCGAAGCTTTTTTGCCCTGCGGGACCAGATCCCCGAGCTGGAGAACAATGAGAAAGCCCCCAAGGTGGTGATCCTGAAAAAAGCCACCTCCTACATCCAGGCCGTGCAGACAGAGGAGCAGAAGCTCCTATCAGAGAAGGACTTGTTGCGAAAGCGGCGGGAACACTTGAAACACAGACTGGAACAGCTGCGGAACTGCTGA
- the LOC107522903 gene encoding basic proline-rich protein-like: MTDPQVHGPPPSAHSAGALSTPLPLRPLFPQPRGGARPPGTWDLSAGGPSARPPPRAPGEGREGKIGIGARQYPPTGLSLPRREAEGGAGAPGLKPSAEPSESRSRRPEKGEPGRGGCSPTVSPATPPPANLAQQRPGALPLGLTKSERQAVWRGQSRGAHGLPAAGPQRLAADHWERRPRCRPRPAPPAGAPPPFGRWTAFGTWKTQRIAESEPQRGEGRGDPASRTDSPAQPRRGSSPAPARLGRSKFTFRACWQDLQIQDLGPPAVLGLETVSDSPRIVGRISAPLRCPGGGPRVLGNSC, from the exons ATGACTGATCCCCAGGTCCACGGACCCCCACCCTCCGCACACTCAGCTGGCGCACTAAGTACCCCCCTCCCTTTGCGGCCTCTGTTCCCGCAGCCTCGGGGAGGCGCCCGCCCGCCTGGGACCTGGGATTTGAGTGCTGGCGGG CCCTCTGCCAGACCCCCTCCCCGGGCCCCGGGCGAAGGGCGGGAGGGGAAGATCGGGATCGGCGCCCGGCAGTACCCGCCCACCGGCCTTTCTCTGCCGAGG CGGGAGGCGGAGGGAGGAGCGGGCGCCCCGGGGCTGAAGCCGAGCGCAGAGCCGAGTGAGTCGCGCTCCCGGCGGCCGGAGAAGGGAGAGCCAGGGCGCGGAGGCTGCAGCCCGACGGTCAGCCCGGCCACCCCGCCGCCCGCAAACTTGGCCCAGCAGCGGCCGGGCGCTCTTCCACTGGGACTTACAAAATCCGAGAGGCAAGCCGTCTGGAGAGGACAGTCCCGGGGCGCGCACGGGCTGCCCGCCGCCGGCCCGCAGAGGCTAGCCGCTGACCACTGGGAGAGGCGGCCCCGCTGCCGCCCACGGCCCGCGCCTCCCGCAGGCGCCCCTCCGCCCTTTGGACGGTGGACTGCCTTCGGAACGTGGAAAACCCA GCGAATCGCGGAGAGCGAGCCCCAGCGGGGAGAAGGACGTGGGGACCCGGCTTCCCGCACTGACAGCCCGGCCCAACCCCGCCGCGGCTCCAGTCCGGCCCCCGCCCGGCTCGGCCGGAGCAAGTTCACGTTTCGGGCTTGCTGGCAGGACCTTCAAATCCAGGACCTGGGTCCGCCGGCGGTGCTGGGGCTTGAGACTGTGTCTGATTCTCCCCGGATCGTGGGGCGGATTTCGGCTCCCCTGAGGTGCCCTGGCGGGGGACCCCGGGTTTTGGGGAACAGCTGTTAG